From one Solirubrobacterales bacterium genomic stretch:
- a CDS encoding putative lipid II flippase FtsW — protein MKRLVATAEYQLLFTACLALVAIGVVMVFSASSTTQILDNGGLAASTTFLKKTLIAVVIGMILFTFATRVNLSRVRELTPAFGMACILALLAVLLLGTRVAGTKGWFFLGPVQFQPVEFLKLALVLYGANLLADRPDRLKSVREMGPYLVFTGVSCFLVLLQPDMGSALIAMFAVGATLVAAGARPRDLGLLIGAVSVGGLLFALAAPYRRDRLLTFLNPDGDVAGTGFQTIQAKIAIGSGGLGGVGIGNGVQKAFYLPEAHTDMIPAVIGEEFGFVGLAVVIALFGMISWSGYRIAIKAKDSYGRILAGGLTSLILIQACLNLYAVMGMAPLTGVPLPLVSYGNNSLIVSLVAIGLILNVARGGCAATVRRPDARGRTPGPARLRVIEGQGQIPNRRRTADASSRNADGRPGRRRHSGTRRPRPGDSRRAS, from the coding sequence GTGAAACGGCTGGTTGCGACCGCCGAGTACCAGCTGCTGTTCACGGCCTGCCTGGCCCTGGTCGCGATCGGGGTGGTGATGGTCTTTTCGGCCAGTTCAACCACCCAGATCCTCGACAACGGCGGGCTGGCGGCCAGCACCACCTTCCTCAAGAAGACCCTGATCGCCGTGGTGATCGGGATGATCCTCTTCACCTTCGCGACGAGGGTGAATCTGTCCCGGGTCAGGGAACTGACCCCGGCCTTCGGGATGGCCTGCATCCTCGCCCTGCTGGCCGTCCTGTTGCTCGGAACTCGGGTCGCCGGCACCAAGGGGTGGTTCTTCCTGGGGCCTGTGCAGTTCCAGCCGGTCGAGTTCCTGAAGCTGGCCCTGGTGCTGTACGGGGCCAACCTGTTGGCAGACCGTCCCGACCGGTTGAAGTCGGTACGGGAGATGGGTCCGTATCTGGTTTTCACCGGAGTGAGCTGCTTTCTGGTCCTGCTCCAGCCGGACATGGGGTCGGCCCTGATCGCGATGTTCGCGGTCGGCGCCACCCTGGTCGCAGCGGGGGCGAGGCCTCGGGATCTCGGTCTGCTCATCGGTGCGGTCAGCGTCGGCGGGCTCCTGTTCGCACTGGCAGCTCCGTACCGGCGCGATCGCCTGCTCACCTTCCTGAACCCCGATGGAGACGTCGCTGGAACCGGCTTCCAGACTATCCAGGCAAAGATTGCGATCGGTTCGGGTGGTCTGGGCGGAGTCGGGATCGGGAACGGGGTCCAGAAGGCCTTCTATCTGCCGGAGGCCCACACCGACATGATTCCGGCGGTGATCGGCGAGGAGTTCGGGTTCGTCGGGCTGGCGGTAGTGATCGCCCTGTTCGGGATGATCTCCTGGTCGGGATACCGGATCGCGATCAAGGCAAAGGACAGCTACGGGCGGATCCTGGCCGGGGGACTGACCTCCCTGATCCTGATCCAGGCCTGCCTCAACCTCTACGCGGTCATGGGGATGGCCCCGCTCACCGGGGTGCCGTTGCCGCTGGTTTCGTACGGAAACAACAGCCTGATCGTCAGTCTGGTCGCGATCGGCCTGATTCTCAATGTCGCCCGTGGCGGGTGTGCGGCCACCGTGCGCAGACCGGATGCCCGCGGGCGCACCCCTGGTCCTGCCAGACTCCGGGTGATTGAAGGTCAGGGTCAGATCCCGAACAGGAGAAGGACAGCAGATGCCTCAAGCCGGAACGCCGACGGTCGTCCTGGCCGCCGGCGGCACAGCGGGACACGTCGTCCCCGCCCTGGCGATAGCCGACGAGCTTCGTGA
- the murD gene encoding UDP-N-acetylmuramoyl-L-alanine--D-glutamate ligase, which yields MEYVRAIRSRPSLPAGPFLVVGLARSGRAAALALRARGETVIGVDSGDPETIADLVEAGIECELGTDGVAQLDRARTVIKSPGVPSDAAVILKARERGLEVIGELELGWRLVPHRTVAITGTNGKTTTTELTTHIFRQAGLPVEPAGNVGHPLCGLAPGLRSAPHPDGLTVVCECSSFQLEDSTGFAPEVAVLLNLGSDHIDRHGDIETYQRAKLNIFRNQTADDVAVLDTATGLPGGTPGGAARPVRVDSTGTGQVDDAELVLADGRIMVEGEPLLSADDLGVKGSHNVSNAMAAAAAALACGIPADRVAAGLRDFKPVAHRFEPVAEIEAVDFINDSKATNVEATLAALGSFEDGVHLILGGIDKGESFDRLIPAVRRTCRGIYLIGETADRIGETLAPAGIGIVRYCEDLEAAVSEAAGAATPGETVLLSPACASFDQFSSFEHRGDVFRELVAGLRG from the coding sequence GTGGAGTACGTCCGTGCCATCAGGTCCCGCCCGTCGCTTCCGGCCGGACCCTTTCTGGTGGTCGGACTGGCCCGCTCCGGACGGGCCGCTGCCCTGGCCCTGCGAGCCCGGGGGGAGACCGTCATCGGCGTGGATTCCGGCGATCCGGAAACGATCGCCGATCTGGTCGAGGCCGGGATCGAGTGCGAACTCGGGACCGACGGGGTTGCGCAGCTCGACCGGGCCCGGACGGTGATCAAGAGCCCCGGGGTTCCGTCCGATGCCGCGGTGATCCTCAAGGCGAGAGAACGTGGCCTCGAGGTGATCGGCGAGCTCGAGCTCGGCTGGCGACTCGTCCCCCACCGCACGGTTGCGATTACCGGCACGAACGGCAAGACCACCACGACCGAACTCACCACCCACATTTTTCGTCAGGCCGGACTTCCGGTCGAACCGGCCGGAAACGTCGGTCATCCGCTCTGCGGGCTGGCGCCGGGGCTCCGTTCGGCCCCGCATCCAGACGGCCTGACGGTGGTCTGCGAGTGCTCGAGCTTCCAACTCGAGGACAGCACCGGGTTCGCCCCGGAAGTGGCCGTCCTGCTCAACCTGGGGTCGGACCATATCGACCGCCACGGTGACATCGAGACCTACCAACGGGCGAAACTGAACATCTTTCGCAACCAGACGGCCGATGACGTGGCCGTGCTTGATACTGCGACCGGGCTTCCGGGGGGGACTCCCGGCGGGGCGGCGAGACCGGTCCGGGTCGATTCCACCGGTACGGGCCAGGTCGACGATGCCGAGCTCGTGCTGGCCGACGGCCGGATCATGGTTGAGGGAGAGCCGCTTCTGTCGGCGGACGATCTCGGAGTGAAGGGCAGCCACAACGTCAGCAACGCGATGGCTGCTGCGGCAGCCGCCCTGGCCTGTGGGATCCCGGCCGACCGGGTTGCCGCGGGACTGCGCGATTTCAAGCCGGTCGCCCACCGATTCGAGCCGGTGGCGGAGATCGAGGCGGTCGATTTCATCAATGACTCCAAAGCGACCAACGTCGAGGCGACGCTGGCGGCTCTCGGGTCGTTCGAGGATGGGGTCCACCTGATCCTGGGCGGGATCGACAAGGGCGAATCGTTCGATCGCCTGATCCCGGCGGTTCGCCGGACCTGCCGTGGGATCTACCTGATCGGGGAGACTGCCGACCGGATCGGTGAGACGCTCGCCCCTGCCGGAATCGGCATCGTGCGCTACTGCGAGGATCTGGAGGCCGCGGTGAGCGAAGCGGCGGGCGCCGCGACCCCGGGGGAGACCGTCCTGCTCTCCCCGGCCTGCGCCAGTTTCGATCAGTTCTCGAGCTTCGAACATCGCGGTGACGTATTCCGTGAACTGGTGGCCGGGCTCCGTGGCTGA
- the mraY gene encoding phospho-N-acetylmuramoyl-pentapeptide-transferase translates to MGEIVIGAMASMLICLFLSPRFIEALRRREFGQHIREEGPAGHQTKAGTPTMGGLIIFAAIIVPFVVLSEHDVAAMTVFLVALGCAGIGFADDFIKIVKRRSLGLPGRYKLLGQVILALILWWVARHEVGLEPVIHFRIGDSTLYIGPVLYFILVFLVLAGATNGVNLTDGLDGLAAGSSAIVLLTYTAISYITVGQNDLALFAVCLVGGCIGFLWFNAFPATIFMGDTGSLGLGGAIGALAVMTQTEILLILIGGIFVIEALSVLVQVFSFKAFGRRVLMMAPLHHHFEMMAWSETKIMLRFWIIAAVCSGIGFAIYQHSIG, encoded by the coding sequence ATGGGTGAGATCGTGATCGGAGCGATGGCCTCGATGCTGATCTGCCTCTTTCTGTCCCCCCGGTTCATCGAGGCCCTGCGCCGCCGTGAGTTCGGCCAGCACATCCGGGAGGAAGGTCCGGCCGGCCATCAGACCAAGGCCGGCACCCCGACCATGGGCGGACTGATCATCTTCGCCGCGATCATCGTCCCGTTCGTGGTGCTCTCCGAACACGACGTTGCCGCGATGACCGTGTTTCTCGTAGCGCTTGGTTGCGCCGGCATCGGGTTTGCAGACGACTTCATCAAGATCGTCAAGCGGCGATCGCTCGGACTCCCAGGGCGATACAAGCTGCTCGGCCAGGTGATTCTGGCCCTGATCCTCTGGTGGGTTGCCCGGCACGAGGTGGGTCTCGAACCGGTGATCCACTTCCGGATCGGGGACTCGACTCTCTACATCGGCCCGGTGCTCTACTTCATCCTTGTGTTCCTGGTTCTTGCCGGGGCCACCAACGGGGTCAATCTGACCGACGGGCTGGACGGGCTGGCCGCCGGCTCGAGTGCGATCGTGCTGCTCACCTACACCGCGATCTCCTACATCACGGTCGGACAGAACGATCTGGCCCTCTTCGCGGTCTGTCTGGTCGGTGGCTGCATCGGGTTCCTCTGGTTCAACGCCTTCCCCGCCACCATCTTCATGGGAGACACCGGCTCGCTCGGCCTGGGAGGAGCGATCGGTGCGCTTGCGGTGATGACCCAGACCGAGATCCTGCTGATCCTGATCGGCGGCATCTTCGTGATCGAGGCCCTCTCGGTGCTGGTTCAGGTTTTCAGCTTCAAGGCATTCGGACGTCGGGTGCTGATGATGGCGCCGCTTCACCACCACTTCGAGATGATGGCCTGGTCCGAAACCAAGATCATGCTCCGGTTCTGGATTATCGCGGCGGTCTGTTCCGGTATTGGGTTTGCGATCTATCAACACTCAATCGGATAG
- a CDS encoding UDP-N-acetylmuramoyl-tripeptide--D-alanyl-D-alanine ligase: MIELDAERMAAVMGADLLARGEGGFPRSASIDSRTVAPDELFFGLTGTSGDGGRFAGDALAAGAWGVVTTPGEAEALTESGHFVYSSEDPLRSMQMLARAWRRELGAKVIGVTGSVGKTSVKDITRAILPGRVHASEENFNTEIGLPLTVLAAPAGTEILVLEMAMRGTGQIAELAEIAEPDVAVITNVGPVHVELLGSIEAVAAAKAELIGGLRAGGTVVASTDAGALEPHLQGIRGLTRFGPGGTVELGGFRPLPEDPETGRPPGTEANILTPEGEQVFDLPFTERHNLTNTLAAVAAGLAVGARPAEMAVRSAGIAFSKLRGERIRLGGEAGERGLLLNDCYNANPISMRAALEHLAAEKRPRKVAVLGLMAELGPESGRFHHEIGDFARELGIGTVIGVGETARSYRPDQTAADTGTAADRVRALLGPDTVVLIKGSRAAGLEAVAESLVRTEGRAG, from the coding sequence GTGAAGGCGGATTCCCCCGGTCGGCGTCGATCGACTCCCGGACCGTGGCCCCGGACGAGCTCTTTTTCGGACTGACCGGAACCAGCGGTGACGGAGGCCGGTTTGCCGGGGACGCGCTGGCGGCCGGTGCCTGGGGCGTGGTCACAACCCCCGGGGAGGCCGAGGCGCTGACGGAATCCGGACATTTCGTCTACTCGTCCGAGGACCCGCTGCGATCGATGCAGATGCTGGCCCGTGCCTGGCGGCGTGAACTCGGCGCCAAGGTGATCGGGGTCACCGGATCGGTCGGCAAGACCTCGGTAAAGGACATCACCCGGGCGATCCTGCCCGGCCGGGTACATGCCTCGGAAGAGAACTTCAACACCGAGATCGGCCTGCCACTCACCGTGCTTGCCGCACCGGCCGGTACCGAGATCCTCGTGCTCGAGATGGCAATGCGCGGAACCGGTCAGATCGCCGAGCTGGCCGAGATCGCCGAGCCCGATGTGGCGGTGATCACGAACGTCGGTCCGGTCCACGTGGAACTGCTCGGCTCGATCGAGGCGGTGGCCGCAGCCAAGGCAGAGCTGATCGGTGGTCTCCGGGCAGGCGGAACGGTGGTCGCAAGTACCGACGCCGGGGCGCTCGAACCTCACCTTCAGGGAATCCGGGGGTTGACCCGGTTCGGTCCCGGTGGCACGGTCGAGCTGGGTGGATTCCGGCCCCTGCCGGAAGATCCTGAAACGGGAAGACCACCCGGGACCGAAGCCAACATCCTGACCCCGGAAGGTGAGCAGGTCTTCGACCTTCCCTTCACCGAACGCCACAACCTGACCAACACCCTGGCGGCGGTCGCCGCCGGCCTCGCGGTCGGCGCCCGACCGGCCGAGATGGCGGTACGCAGCGCCGGAATCGCCTTCTCGAAACTGCGCGGCGAACGAATCCGGCTGGGTGGAGAGGCCGGGGAGCGGGGGCTCCTCCTGAACGACTGCTACAACGCCAACCCGATCTCGATGCGGGCAGCGCTCGAACACCTCGCCGCCGAGAAACGGCCCCGGAAGGTCGCCGTGCTGGGCCTGATGGCCGAACTCGGGCCGGAGTCCGGGCGCTTCCACCACGAGATCGGAGATTTTGCCCGTGAACTCGGGATCGGAACCGTGATCGGGGTCGGTGAGACCGCCCGGTCCTATCGGCCCGACCAGACGGCAGCCGACACCGGGACCGCCGCCGACCGGGTGCGGGCGCTGCTCGGCCCCGATACCGTGGTTCTGATCAAGGGATCCCGGGCGGCCGGACTCGAAGCGGTCGCCGAATCCCTGGTCCGGACCGAAGGAAGGGCTGGCTGA